A stretch of DNA from Edwardsiella tarda ATCC 15947 = NBRC 105688:
GCATCATGGATACCCACCCCCTCCCGGCGTTTTTGCTGGATAAACTCGAAGTCCGCCCCTCTTGAGGAGTACATGGCGCGACTGAGTGGATCGACAAACAATCGGTGCCAGGAGGAGTAGGCTTCCACCGATAACATGAACGAACTGAACCATTGCTCTTTGGCGGAGCCGAATTTACCGATCATGTCTTTCTCAAACCGGTTGAACTGATCGGGATAAAGCTGGTTGTATTTGGTAAAGGATTTCGTACTCTGCTTCAGAATGATTTTGTAAGAGGAGTTGCCCCAGGCGGCACGGGCGGCGCTGGAGGCATCCGGAGAGTCGAAATCGACGATGTTTTGGGTAATGGTGATGTAGGAGCCATTGTGGCGCCGGGCTGTCCGGTAGCCCTTTTCGATAAACGTCCCGACTTTTTCATTCTTGAAGTCCAACAGTTTCCAGCCTTCATCGATAACGTTCAGTTTTTTCAGGCTGCGTGGGGAGTGGTACATGCGGTTCTCGATATAGATAATGAGCGAGAACATCACCGCAATCAGCAGCGAGGGACGGCTTTCCAGACCACCCAGCTCCAACACCACCATGCGGGCATCATCATGCAGCGACGGCTCATCGGAGTTGAAATACTCACCATAAATCCCCGCTGCCGTATACTGATCCAGCAGGATAATCATCTCGTCCAGGCGGCTACGAATGGTCGGTGAATCCCGGTATTGCTCACTGTTGCGGGCATCACTCAGGAAATTCACCACATCATCAATACGCGCCCGGTTTTTTTTGCTCAGCCACGCCGCTTTCACCGCCTGCATCAACAGCCCCTCATGCACCTCATCCAGGTTGCCGTTCGGGCTGGCCATCACCGATAACTGGTCGCGGATACGCTCGGCGGACAAGTCAATATCTTTCACGTTGGCAAAGGGGTTGAACTTCAGGGTGTCGCCATCGAGGTAAACGCCGCCCATGTTCTCGCACAGAGACTTGTAGCCATCCCCCATATCAAATACCCAGGCGAAACCACCGCTATCCAACACACTGCGGATCAACGGTTGAATCAATCCGGTTTTCCCGGCACCCGACGTCCCGCATACCGCCATGTTGAAGTTGGTATTGTCCATCTTGTCGTAGAACAGATCGATAAAGGCCAACTGGCCACGATATGTCGGTGCCAATAAGCCCGAGGGGGCGAGCGGATGATCCGCGACCAGCGGCATCAGATTGGCCACATTGAATGATTCGGCACGGTGAACCACCCCAGCGGCCTGCAGCTCTTTGAAGAGTCCCTCTCCCGCCTTAAAGGGCAAGGCGGTGAGAAAATTACGCAACTGGTTAAAGCGTGGTGAGATGAGCTCGATCCCGTTTTTACGGTAGCTGTTAAGGATATCCTGCTCGTAGTCCAGGGCCTTCTCGTTATCGTCTTCACAAAAGGCCGTCAGATTCAGGAAATAGGAGACGATAGCGGACTGGTTGCTGCTCAGGCGCTGACGCAGCTCACCCCACTCTTTTGCCTGCTTCTCCACCCCAGGGAAGAACTTGCCATACGAAGTCTTAGACTTTTTCTCACAGTCCAAAAACTTCAGATTGGCCTCTTGGTGGGCTTTCACCTGATCTTCCACCATCAGGGTCAGCGTCAGGATGAACGGACAGGAGATGGACAGCTCCGGGTTGAGCAGATTGCTGTAGTTATCCGCATTACTCCATAAGAAGGCCATCTCCGGGTTACGCTCCAGCTGAAAATTCAGTATCTGGGCCGTACTGGTTTTTTGGCTACGGCCATTGCGTAAACCGATGGTCAGGCTTTCGGCTTTCACCTTCAGATCAAAGGAGTCATCCACACATTGGTAGTTCAGGTCGATATAGGGATCTAATGGCCGATCATTGGGGTATAACTGGCTTGGGTTGTGGTTAATCATCTCCCTGACAATATTGATAAACGCCTGAGCATCGACAGGCTGGGTATAGATACGAGCCCCCTGGAGTGATGCCCGGATAACCTTGACCTTGTTCTCCAGCTCAATCATATCGGCTTTGCTTTTTTTCTTGCTGGGTACACAACAGGAGATAAATACCCGGTAATTTCGCAGGGTGAGTGGCAGGTCAAGTCCTTCAGGTAACGAGAAGCGTTGCTCGGCCGCACGCAGATAGTAGGCACGGGTAATGGCGTTAAACTTGTCGGCCTGTGGCCCCGACCAGGAGAACTCGCGTAGCCCGTAGTCCACCATCGCCCCAACTTGCTTGCTGGACATCAGGTGAATCGACAACGGAATGCCGCGTGGCATTTTGGTGCGTAACAGACTTTCCAGGGCCAATACTACCTGCTCATTGGCGCCTGCGAGCGGTTGAGCCTCCAGCATAAAGCCAATGGTACTGGCATTAATAAATAACCCGGTTTCTGGATCATAATCTTTATACGGCAGAATTCGGCTAAACTGCGGAAAGGACAGATTCGCCAGAATCTGATTTGCCTGCGCAGATTCATCAGGCAGTTTGAGTGCAGTCAGTAACGAGTTGACCGTCTGAGTTACAACATCAAGAGGATTATTCACACTGACACCTTTACCATTTCATGTTACATCCAGTACGCTACCGCCCATCCCTTTTTACGCTCAGGGCACTCGTAAAAAATACAGAATAATAGACAGCCAATAACACGCTACGACCTCAGAAAACCCGATTAGTGAATGCGGGGTTTTCCCCAATGTGACGGAGTAATAACAAACAACACCTGACTGGGTTGATGATAAACATCCTGCTTATCGATATAGGGCGCTATCCATAATTGTGCGACCTGCTCGCCGACACGTAATGGCCGAGGATAGCCTGACGCCACGGAAGACACCGGCATCGGTGCTGTTTTTACCGTCTGCATCGGGCTAATCGGACGGTTGGCCGGGGAGATCATTCGCTGCTCAACCGGTGTCGAACCCGTGCCAGTAAAGGGATTACGCGGCGCGGATGGGGCTATTGTGGTATGCACAATGGGTACCGGCGATACCGATGCAGCCGTCACGGCCAAAGGCACGGCTGTGGGCGCAAAACTCCCCTCAGCCAGGCGAGGCAATGCGGCTGCAACCGGCTTTGCGGCCTCCCCCTCCTCACTCAACTTGGCCTTTTCATTTGCCTGTTGCATCGTCATACAGGTATCCGATGTGGTGGCATTACATTCAAAATCGCTACTGGTTCCAGCGCATCCGCTTAATAACAGGGCGCTACCGAATACCGTGAAGATAAGACGCTGCATAGTCACCCCCTTTAATGCTTAGGCGTAGGAAGAATAATTTTTCCCGTCGTATTTTTAAAAAAATGGTCAGGCAATAGCGGGTTATCAACAATCGCTTGACGCAAGGCATTAACATCAGACATATCATTAAACCAGTGGGCGGTTTTCCCAGCCCCAGCTTTACCCCAAATAAGCACATGACCTGTTAGGGCGCAGAATGATTTTTGCTTATTAACGTTGCTCATACCCCTTTCTCCTCAGAGGTTATTTCCTGCATCCAACTCACAACAACCATAAAAACCAATCCAATCACTATTCCACGCCAACCTATGCCTTCCATTAAAACCATATAGGTGGCATCAGCTTGAGATTGCGTCAAGGCAAGTGATGCAAAATCATGATGAAATTGCACCGGATTAAAAACCAGGGCTGACAGCAGAAGCATACCCGATAAAAACCAGAGCAGAATATTATAGGCCGCTATCCCAATAGCAAAACGACGGAGAAGGAGCAGGGTAAAACCTCGCGGTTCAGCAACCCATTGCATTAAAATCCGCTGAAAAATAATCTGAGTCTTATCCTTAAAAGAAAGCTGACGTAGAGGACGCATCATTATTTTCCTCCCGGCATAAACTGATGTGGGTCGATATTTTTAAGTTGCTTCAGCATCTCATCGGTATTAAAACCATTGAGATTATCCGTAGAGGGCATTGCCATTGACGGCGCTGACCGAGGCATCGTCTCCGTCTCGGCAGACTGACGCTGTTGCTTTTCAGCCTCCAGTTCGTCAACCGTCTTCAGCTGGAAACCATCCTGAAACACCACCGTAATTTCATTGCCGGCACCAATCGGGATAACCGGATGATATTGCTCGGCCCGTTTGATGTAGTAGTCACTGAGTGTCTGTGCTGCTTTAGAAGAGACACCGCCAATACCGGACATCAGCACATCGGCACCGCTGACTGAGGCGGTCGCCCCTAGCCCTACCGCCGGTTGCGAAGCACGATTAATGCCAGAGCCGATACCATCGACAAACCCCGCCCCCCAGGCCCAGCCAAGAATTTTTCCGTTACGCATCACGACTTCACCCTTGATGCCGTTTTTTCCCCGGAAATTAACGTGACCGGCGATCGGGAGATCAATCACCGCCTTCCCTTTGATACAGCTGAGTTTACGGGTACGCACAATGGCGCGTTCACTCGAGACATCACCGTATGCCTCCAGGCCAACAAAACAGCCTGTCAGGTCATACGTTTTACTGTTCGGCATCTCCACACGGCCGGTGATCCGCAGCTGCATGGGCACCGTGGCTTCATTACCGGTCACGGACGCATTGGCATCGGCCCCTTCAATCAGCATGCCTTTGGCAAAGCTCCCAGAGGGGATATAGGGCAGCTTCAGTGCTGATTTCTCACCGCGCCCATACGTGAACGTCTTACGGCTTAACTGATTGGGAACCGGAATGGACTGATAGGTCACCTGGGGTGCCGGCGGTGTCCCCACACCCGGGTAAAATGCCGTGGGTGGCGGTACGCTGCCTTTCCCTTGAGGAGGAAAGGCCGTCGGCTGTGGCTCCCCCTCGGGTCCAGGTGCCGGTGTTGGCTCGGTGGATGCGCTTGCCCCCACCTGAGCGAGTTTTTCTTTTAGTTGGGCATTCTCCTGTGCCAGCAGCTCCATGCGATGCTGATCTTCCACCCGTCCTTTACTCAGCAGATCGATCTCCTGCCGAATATGCTTAAACTCCTTGCGCATTTCCTGCTCGGTGACCTGCATCTCAGTCGTCGCGTGTTGCTGTACCTTGTCATCAAACGCGGTATCAACCACGCCCGTCATATCCGGTGCCGGCTCATGCGCATTGCCGGTCTGTGAGGCGCTATCAGAACGGAGATCCAGCTCTGAAAGATACAGTCCCCCGCCCACGGCCATCGCCACGACGACAACCACAATCCCCAGCCACAGATACTGTTTCCGCTTGACCAGTGCGTTAATATTCATCAGCGCGCCTCCCCGGAGGTCGTTACATAAACCGACATCCGACCACCACCGATGATTTGCCTGGCCGGTCCGACAAACATGATGGCGCGGGTACCCGGCTGCCAGAAATCACGCTCACTGACTGTTTTTGGGGTGTTACCCGGATTGATGACGGTATAACGCACTACTTTGAGGTGATGGCCAATCCAGACGTTATCAGCAACGCTCTGTAATCCCGCCGGCGTCGTCAAGGCCTCATTGGTCACCGGAATAGACTGCCAACCGGCAGGTAAGGCGTCCTCATGCACACCTTTATTGACCGCCACCAATAATGCCTCATAGGGTGTTGCCTCTTCCCACGCCTGGGGCGTCTCGCCGGTTCCCAGCAGATCACTCACCAGTTGGATAGTGCGCCCTTCCCCGGCACGCGGAACGGCGCGGATAGAGAAATTGAGACCGCGTTCAGTCTCTATGATGAAGGTAAAGGGTTTCTTGTTCAGCGTGGCAATCACAATTCCCCCGCTCGCGGTCTGCTCCTGGCGCGTCAGTTCACCCTCCAGACTGTTGATGGCGGTAATGCGATCACCGGCCACCGTGAACAGATTCGGATCGGTGTTACTCACGGCGATATTAGCCTGACCACCATTGCTCAAGGGCACCAGAGCCGGTGCCGTCCCTACCCGAATAGCCGCCTGGCTGTAACCGGCAAGCAGGAGGAGCCCCGCTAGTAATAACGGTTTATTTATTTTCATCGTTAACCTCACCAAAACGTGTCAACCAGGTTGTCCCATCTTCACGCGCCATAATTAGGACGTAATGTTTAATTTCGCTGTAAGGCTGTGAGTTCCCAATCCAGGTTTTTAATTCACCCCGGATATCAACCCGCCCGGCCGCCGGGTAGACTTTCACACTGGTCTGATAAAAAGAGGAGTTCACGTTGTTGCTCTTAATCCGCTTGGCATCTTCTGCCAGTCGGATCTTCAGTTCGTTTTGAGCAGCGGGTTTTACAAACGCCAATAAGGCTTGATGGGAGGCATCAACCGTTTCGGGTGTCACGTTCAAGCGCAGCGCAATAAAGGACAGCGCCATCTGCCGTAGGTAAGAGGCATCTGCCTGATTTTGTGAAACAGCAAAAGGTGCAGAGAACAGCATCGGTGTTACCACACTACGTTGCTCGTTCTGCAAACGGTAGTTATTTACTCCTTGAATAATATTCGCTGATAAAGAGAGGAGTAAAAATACCGCCATACCAATAAAACCGATGGCCAGTACGCGGCTGGTACTCAAACGGGCACTGTGTTTCATTTTAACTCCTCTGTAACCTACTTAATCCATTGCCGGAAACAGGAGTCTGGTACATCGTGAAAAACACCTTTGAGCAGCGAGGTTGGCATATACCAATAAATCAGATCACGTAACCAGGTACTTCCTCGCCCTTTCTTCAGTTTTTTCACACACCAGAAAACCAGAACCGCTGCGACAAGACCAAAAAGCTGCTTGTTAGCCCATAATCCCCAGCCAAGACAAATAGCCGCAGGGATAAGTTCATCAAGATAGAGCCCGAACCAGCGGTTCTGGTTGGTGAGTGTTTCCGGAAAACGGTAGCGACTTAAATCGTTTTCCGACATTGGGGAAAAATCCTATTAGTAGCCAGCAACCCCCATCCCGACGGCAATAAATACCGACAGGATGGCAAAACCGGCCAGGAATTTGATGTTTTTGGTCATCATATACATGATGCCCCCAACCAACACTTCCGCCAGGACAACCCACTTAACGACACTGGAGCCGCTGCCGAAGGTCTTCTTGACGGTATCATCCCCGCCTGCCATCAGGTCTTTACCTGCAGCCAGCGCGACATCCGGTAGCAAGGTCGCGACAGCCGCCGCTGGCAGCGCAACCTTTAGCGCTTTGATCAGTCCCTTCTTGGAAAAGAGAGAGGATTTATTTTTAGATGCAGCAACCCCGTGAACACTTAATGAAGTATCCATGATTTTTCCTTAAATTTAATTAAATAAGAAACGTTGTGAGAAACAACGCCGTCGTCATTAGCGATAGAGATCTAACGTTCTTCTTCCGGACTCTCCTCCACACTATCGGCATTATAAAAATCAGGAAACCGTTCAAGGTGATCAGTCAACCGCAGAACGGCCTCCATCGACTTAGGACGATTACTGCGTAGACACGCAGAGATCAATGACTCATTGGCTATATCGCTAAGGCGGATCGATACAGCTGGACCAGTCCCTATAGGACTGCGTTTTACTCTGGTCATCCCTCCCCCATAACTATGATTAATTCATAATCATCGTCCCACCATTCTTATAAAATGTAAAATCAAATGTTTGTTAAAATAAACATCCCTCATAGGGTAAATTAATATTACCCTACAAGGGAGGGTCTTTGTTACACTATGTTAACAACAGCACCACCAATAAACTCGCGCATTAGCAATATAATAAATTGCAAATTCTTATCATCAAGCAAATAGTATTTTAAAAGTGATGGATTACAGGCATAACCAACTTTGCAAACAACACTCTTAACTCTCTTTTTGGTGGCATCTTCATTTATTTTTAATATCGCAGAAATTTCTTTCGCTCCACAACCAATAACAACAAAAGGGAATACAACTTTCTCTTTCTCAGTTAATTTAAAGAACACATCTTGAAAATTTATTGGCTTTTCTTTCGATAGCCCAATTAAATCAAAACGGCTAAGATCTTTTATAGGCTTAAACTTATTAAGTTGCCACAGATAATAAATAGAATCGAAACAAGTCAGCATTTCAATTCGAACTTGCCAAACAGCATCCCCTATAAGAATATTACGACACTGAACAAAATCATCTTTAACAAATGACACTTCAAACTCCAATTTGGTCAAATAAAAAGAAAGACCATTACTAAAGCAAAAGATATCATTTAAATGGATATCGGCATAAGACTTAGCATCACAGTTAAATTCTTTTGCAAAAGACAGGTTATAATAAACAAAGTCAGAATTTGCATTCCGAATACAAATAGGATATGGGGATTGCTTAAACTGAGCACAATAAGAATCAAATTGACATGGAGGGTGTTTGTCTTTAGGATTGCGCATACACATAGTGCCTCTAGCAAGGTTGCTATGGATAGCCGGTATAGCAGGGCGACATCCCTCTATATCGGCGCTTCTCAAATTTTTCAGAACAAAAGCTGTTCTAGATTCAATAATAAACCAATGATTAATTATTGTCACCTTATAAAGGTAGATAATTATTGCTTTGTTTTAGAATAAATAGATCATTATTCTAATTAAAGATGGAGATGTATATCCCCATCTTTAATTCAACATTAAATGGATATATCAGAATATTCCTGCAATAGACTTAGCCAACTGAGCCTCTAAAACAGGACGTGCCTCATCAAATTTCAAATTAACTTTATTAGCACTTGAGACAATACGAGTTTGATATTTATATTGATCACCAAACGATATACTTGTCTGAACTTTGGCTCCTGACGTCCCCTGTCTTAAAGCTGCAACATTATCAGTACGAACTTTATCTTTTGTGCGGGTCGCAACCTGAACATCGGTCACCATAGTGTAATTGACATCTTCAACCATAGCGTCTGCAGCCATCCCAATTAACCCGGCAGCTAAACCCACACCTAAAGTAGCACCGGCGGAGTTTGAATTATATGCGGTGATCCCTGCACCTAATGCCGCACCAGTAACAGCACCCTCATAGCCCTGATTCAGATACCCTTGCGCATCACGCAGATTCATTTTATCAGCTTTCAGAACGTTAGCTTGAATCCAGTAATGTGCTGTGTTGGCAGACGATGTAACTCGATATCCTTTGGCCTCCATATCTCTTACAATCAAAGATTGCAATCCACTTAGATCTTTATCAGAGGTATTCTTCACCTGGATGAATACGGTTTTATCCCCCATAGCCGCAGGATCTAACCAGATGGTCTGACTCATCTGTGTCTTCACTTCGAGATTACGTTTCTTAATGGCTGTTGACATCGCACCACAGCCAGACAGGAAAAACACAGAAAGGACAACTGCAACAGCTAAGGATTGAGTTTTTTTATACATAAACACGATCTCTATATCTGAATCTAATACCAATACATGACATTTGTACTACTTAATCACTCATCATCATGCTCACTTGGAAAGAATTTTTCTATAATCTGGCGCACATCTTCAAGAATATCAGACTTCATATTACTATAGACAAACTTCTCCTTCCCTTGCACGTAAGGGCTTAATGACGCCATCCCCATCACTTTACATATCCCGAACTGTGTTTTAAGAACATTCTCCAACAGGATTTTATTAAACTCCATTTGGTTAAACGCAGACTCTTTTCGTTCCATTTGGGCTTCATATACGCGCAACCCCAACTCTAACAGCATAGTAGATATGCTGGAAAAGCTAACATCACGCTCTTTCGCCCCCTCTAATCGCCTTGCTTCTACAATCGCATTGATTTTATTAGTAACTTCATCACTTACATACGCCTGAATTTTTGCCATAGTGATAACCTATTTTAGTATCTATACAAAGACATATTTTTCGCCAACAAAAATGACGATTCATGAGCGATTCAATCCTAAAGTCGATTCTAGATTCACCATGCCAAAATTGCAATTCACTTGACGATTCACTATACGAATTGAATCTAGATTCGATTCGTCAGCAAACCCTTGCTACACCTGATTTGATTCATTTATGAATCGCTATAGATTCACCAACGAATCGCCAATGATTCATTAATGAATTGCTTTTTATTACATTTTATAAATTACACACTTTTTTCTACAGATAACACCCTGTATTTACAGGAAAATCAGCAAAACTTTAGTTTTGCGTAGTGTGTGGTAAAAATGGTAGCAAGGAGCACATATTTAGTTGAGTAGAACATTGGCAGGGTTTACTCTATTCAACGTGTCAGCTCATTTGAGAAAATCAACATGAAGAAAACCGTCTTATTGGTATTCCTAGCACTCATATCCCCCCCCTCTTTAGCCAATGACTGCTTTGATCTCGCTGGACGTGACTACCGCATAGATCCTGACTTGTTACGCGCTATCGCCTGGAAAGAATCGAGGTTCAACCCCAGGGCGATTGGTCGTAGCCCTGATAAAAGTATTGATATTGGGCTTATGCAAATTAACTCTCAACATGCTGATACATTCCGGCCTTTAGGCATCAGCATGCAGCAACTGCATAATGACCCCTGCCTCAACATCTACACCGGCGCGTATGTCCTCGCTAAAGCCTTTAAAAAGTGGGGGGTGAACTGGAATGCTGTAGGTGCCTATAACGCTGGATTTAAACAAACGCGTAAACAGGCCGAAAAACGATACCACTATGCTAAAGATATACATACTTATTACCTGGCCATTAAAAACAGCAAAAACCTCTTGGCCAAAAGCGACAGATGATAAAATGCAGCAACATCTGCTGGTCGAAGTTGAATTGACTCACTCACCAGAAACACGGCATC
This window harbors:
- the traC gene encoding type IV secretion system protein TraC, translating into MNNPLDVVTQTVNSLLTALKLPDESAQANQILANLSFPQFSRILPYKDYDPETGLFINASTIGFMLEAQPLAGANEQVVLALESLLRTKMPRGIPLSIHLMSSKQVGAMVDYGLREFSWSGPQADKFNAITRAYYLRAAEQRFSLPEGLDLPLTLRNYRVFISCCVPSKKKSKADMIELENKVKVIRASLQGARIYTQPVDAQAFINIVREMINHNPSQLYPNDRPLDPYIDLNYQCVDDSFDLKVKAESLTIGLRNGRSQKTSTAQILNFQLERNPEMAFLWSNADNYSNLLNPELSISCPFILTLTLMVEDQVKAHQEANLKFLDCEKKSKTSYGKFFPGVEKQAKEWGELRQRLSSNQSAIVSYFLNLTAFCEDDNEKALDYEQDILNSYRKNGIELISPRFNQLRNFLTALPFKAGEGLFKELQAAGVVHRAESFNVANLMPLVADHPLAPSGLLAPTYRGQLAFIDLFYDKMDNTNFNMAVCGTSGAGKTGLIQPLIRSVLDSGGFAWVFDMGDGYKSLCENMGGVYLDGDTLKFNPFANVKDIDLSAERIRDQLSVMASPNGNLDEVHEGLLMQAVKAAWLSKKNRARIDDVVNFLSDARNSEQYRDSPTIRSRLDEMIILLDQYTAAGIYGEYFNSDEPSLHDDARMVVLELGGLESRPSLLIAVMFSLIIYIENRMYHSPRSLKKLNVIDEGWKLLDFKNEKVGTFIEKGYRTARRHNGSYITITQNIVDFDSPDASSAARAAWGNSSYKIILKQSTKSFTKYNQLYPDQFNRFEKDMIGKFGSAKEQWFSSFMLSVEAYSSWHRLFVDPLSRAMYSSRGADFEFIQQKRREGVGIHDAVYALAYRNFPQEMASLEAWIAEHQQEEV
- the traV gene encoding type IV conjugative transfer system lipoprotein TraV, whose amino-acid sequence is MQRLIFTVFGSALLLSGCAGTSSDFECNATTSDTCMTMQQANEKAKLSEEGEAAKPVAAALPRLAEGSFAPTAVPLAVTAASVSPVPIVHTTIAPSAPRNPFTGTGSTPVEQRMISPANRPISPMQTVKTAPMPVSSVASGYPRPLRVGEQVAQLWIAPYIDKQDVYHQPSQVLFVITPSHWGKPRIH
- the traB gene encoding F-type conjugal transfer pilus assembly protein TraB, which encodes MMNINALVKRKQYLWLGIVVVVVAMAVGGGLYLSELDLRSDSASQTGNAHEPAPDMTGVVDTAFDDKVQQHATTEMQVTEQEMRKEFKHIRQEIDLLSKGRVEDQHRMELLAQENAQLKEKLAQVGASASTEPTPAPGPEGEPQPTAFPPQGKGSVPPPTAFYPGVGTPPAPQVTYQSIPVPNQLSRKTFTYGRGEKSALKLPYIPSGSFAKGMLIEGADANASVTGNEATVPMQLRITGRVEMPNSKTYDLTGCFVGLEAYGDVSSERAIVRTRKLSCIKGKAVIDLPIAGHVNFRGKNGIKGEVVMRNGKILGWAWGAGFVDGIGSGINRASQPAVGLGATASVSGADVLMSGIGGVSSKAAQTLSDYYIKRAEQYHPVIPIGAGNEITVVFQDGFQLKTVDELEAEKQQRQSAETETMPRSAPSMAMPSTDNLNGFNTDEMLKQLKNIDPHQFMPGGK
- the traK gene encoding type-F conjugative transfer system secretin TraK gives rise to the protein MKINKPLLLAGLLLLAGYSQAAIRVGTAPALVPLSNGGQANIAVSNTDPNLFTVAGDRITAINSLEGELTRQEQTASGGIVIATLNKKPFTFIIETERGLNFSIRAVPRAGEGRTIQLVSDLLGTGETPQAWEEATPYEALLVAVNKGVHEDALPAGWQSIPVTNEALTTPAGLQSVADNVWIGHHLKVVRYTVINPGNTPKTVSERDFWQPGTRAIMFVGPARQIIGGGRMSVYVTTSGEAR
- the traE gene encoding type IV conjugative transfer system protein TraE; protein product: MKHSARLSTSRVLAIGFIGMAVFLLLSLSANIIQGVNNYRLQNEQRSVVTPMLFSAPFAVSQNQADASYLRQMALSFIALRLNVTPETVDASHQALLAFVKPAAQNELKIRLAEDAKRIKSNNVNSSFYQTSVKVYPAAGRVDIRGELKTWIGNSQPYSEIKHYVLIMAREDGTTWLTRFGEVNDENK
- the traL gene encoding type IV conjugative transfer system protein TraL; its protein translation is MSENDLSRYRFPETLTNQNRWFGLYLDELIPAAICLGWGLWANKQLFGLVAAVLVFWCVKKLKKGRGSTWLRDLIYWYMPTSLLKGVFHDVPDSCFRQWIK
- the traA gene encoding type IV conjugative transfer system pilin TraA, which produces MDTSLSVHGVAASKNKSSLFSKKGLIKALKVALPAAAVATLLPDVALAAGKDLMAGGDDTVKKTFGSGSSVVKWVVLAEVLVGGIMYMMTKNIKFLAGFAILSVFIAVGMGVAGY
- a CDS encoding TraY domain-containing protein, which encodes MTRVKRSPIGTGPAVSIRLSDIANESLISACLRSNRPKSMEAVLRLTDHLERFPDFYNADSVEESPEEER
- the traT gene encoding complement resistance protein TraT, whose product is MYKKTQSLAVAVVLSVFFLSGCGAMSTAIKKRNLEVKTQMSQTIWLDPAAMGDKTVFIQVKNTSDKDLSGLQSLIVRDMEAKGYRVTSSANTAHYWIQANVLKADKMNLRDAQGYLNQGYEGAVTGAALGAGITAYNSNSAGATLGVGLAAGLIGMAADAMVEDVNYTMVTDVQVATRTKDKVRTDNVAALRQGTSGAKVQTSISFGDQYKYQTRIVSSANKVNLKFDEARPVLEAQLAKSIAGIF
- the traM gene encoding conjugal transfer relaxosome DNA-binding protein TraM, giving the protein MAKIQAYVSDEVTNKINAIVEARRLEGAKERDVSFSSISTMLLELGLRVYEAQMERKESAFNQMEFNKILLENVLKTQFGICKVMGMASLSPYVQGKEKFVYSNMKSDILEDVRQIIEKFFPSEHDDE
- a CDS encoding transglycosylase SLT domain-containing protein → MKKTVLLVFLALISPPSLANDCFDLAGRDYRIDPDLLRAIAWKESRFNPRAIGRSPDKSIDIGLMQINSQHADTFRPLGISMQQLHNDPCLNIYTGAYVLAKAFKKWGVNWNAVGAYNAGFKQTRKQAEKRYHYAKDIHTYYLAIKNSKNLLAKSDR